Genomic segment of Prochlorococcus marinus CUG1417:
TATTAGAAAGACCCCTGCTTGAAATGTTAATAAGCCTGTTGATGCCATAGCCCAAACCGCACAAGAGATAGCCATTAATAGAGGCACATCTCTTCTTACTATTCTGCTTTTCACCTTAAGAGGTGTTATCAATGAGCTTATACCCAAAACTACTAGAATATTGAAAATATTGCTTCCAATTACATTGCTTGCCGCAATCGAATCACTGCCTTTTAAAATTGAACTTAAACTTACCAACAACTCAGGAGAGCTTGTTCCAAGAGAAACAACTGTTAATCCAATTACTATTTGAGGTATTCCTAAAATTAAAGATAAAAATATGGCCCCTTGAATAAAGAACTCTCCTCCAGCAAAAAGTAAAACTACTCCTAAAACTATTTCTATTATTGGAAATAAAAAATCACTCATATTTAGAATTTCATTTAGATAATAAGAATTTTTATAATTGGTTAATAACTATCCTCGAATATCTATAAATTATTGTCAATTTTAATTTGCTGTTAAAATTAATTAAATAGAAAAAATTTTGAAAACTTTAACCATAATAAAACCTGATGATTGGCATTTACATTTAAGAGAAGGTCTTGTATTAAAAAATATTATTCATTTTACTTCCGAGTTTTTTGGAAGAGCTGTCGTTATGCCAAATACTAAAACTCCCATTACATCTATTGAAAGAGCTAGATATTACAAGAAATCTATTGTTGAAGCTTTACCAGAAAGTTCTAAGTTTGAACCACTAATGACAATTTATCTTACAGATGATACTGATAAAGAAGAACTAATAAATGGTTTCAAAAATAATATCTTTTTCGCAGCAAAATTATATCCTGCCAATGCTACAACAAATTCCAGTTATGGAGTAAAGAAAATAGAAAATCTATATAAGATTTTCGAATCGATGCAAGATAATGGAATGCCTCTCTTGATTCACGGGGAAGTGACTGATTCTGAAGTAGATGTATTCGATAGAGAAGAAGTTTTTATAGATAAAGAACTCTCTCAAATAACTAAAAGATTTCCAAAATTAAAAATCGTTTTAGAACATATAACTACCTCATATGCAGTGGATTTTGTTCAAGAAAATAATATTGGAGCTACTATCACTCCGCATCATTTGCATATAAACAGAAATGCAATGTTTTTTGGAGGCTTAAATAGTGATTTTTACTGCTTACCAGTTGCCAAGAGGGAAAATAATAGACTCTCTTTAAGAAGAGCTGCAACAAGTGGAAAAAAATGTTTTTTCTTGGGAACTGACTCTGCTCCACACCTTAGGAAGTGGAAAGCTTTTTGTGGATGTGCTGGAATTTTTAATTCGCCAGTAGCAATAGAAAGCTATTTAACAGTATTTGAAGAAGAAGATGCTCTAGATAATTTTGAAAAGTTTGCAAGCTTAAATGGCCCTAATTTTTATAATATTTCCCCAAATTTAGAAAAATTAAAATTAGTGTCTAGACCCAATAAAGTAAAAGAATTTATTGATGTTGTTGAAGATGAAAATATTGTCGGACAAATAAAACCATTTCATGCAGGTGAAATTTTACGATGGCAGGTAGAAGGGATAGTAAATTAAAAAAAAATCAGATTTAATCAGACAATTAAAAGTGTAAATATTCAAATTTTTCTTGGTTAAATGGGTTGCTTTCGGCTACGATAAAAAAGCGCAAATTCCTTTTGGGAGTGTGGCGGAATTGGTAGACGCGCCGGACTTAAAATCCGTCGAGCGATTTAGCTCGTGGGGGTTCAAGTCCCCCCACTCCCATTATTTAATTATTTATTTTTAGTTCTGACGATAACTAACAATAGTTGTTATGTTTTAACTATAAACCATAAATCAAAATGGAAAGTTTTTTCAATAATTCATTCGCCACTTTAATTGCTTATATTGGAATTATTTCTACCTATTTATTGGTTATTCCATTATTATTATTTTACTGGATGAATAATAGATGGAATATTATGGGCAAATTTGAAAGATTAGGAATTTATGGCCTCGTATTTCTTTTTTTTCCAGGTTTAATTTTATTTTCTCCATTTTTAAATCTCAGACTAAAAGGAAGTGGTAAAGGGTAAATAATTGACTAAAGGTAAAGTTATACAAATAGGTTTATTTATTTCATTTATAGGATTAATTAGTTATGAATTTGCACCGCAAATTGGTATCGACAACTTTACAGCTACTACTCTCTCAAGTTGTATCTTGATTTTGATTGTTATTACTTGGGTAACATCTTACGTTTATAGAGTTGTAAATGGAAAAATGACTTTCATGGAACAAAGGAAACGTTATAGAAAAAAGTATGAAAAAGTTGTTAATGATAAACTAGAAACCAAATTCAATGCATTGTCAAAGGAAGAGCAGCAAAAACTAATGGAAGATTTAGAAAAAAATCCATAAATCTTTCATAGAAAAATCCAAAAATCATGAAAGATAACAGAATGAAAATTATTAAAAATGAATCTTTATCTAAGGTAGATGAGAAGTTTTGTGACTTAAAAAATAATAATAAATTAGCTTTAATGCCTTTCATAATGGCTGGGGATCCCAATATTGAAATAACGTCTGAGATCTTATTAAAGTTACAAGAAAATGGAGCTGACCTTATTGAATTAGGTATCCCTTACAGTGATCCACTTGCAGATGGACCTGTCATTCAAGTGGCGGCCTCTCGCGCCTTAAAGGCAGGTACTAACCCAAAAAAAGTAATTAAACTTTTAGAGTCTTTAAAAGGTAAGTTGAATATTCCCATCATCCTTTTTTCTTATTTAAATCCATTACTGTGTTTTGGCTTTGAAAAGTTTTGTGAGATGGCATCTAATGCTGGAGTTTCTGGACTAATAGTTCCTGATCTCCCTTTAGAGGAAGCTTATAAATTTTCTAAAACAGTTAGTGACCATTCTATGGACTTGATTTTATTGGTAGCACCAACTACTCCTTTTGAAAGAATGAAACAAATATCAAATCATACAAAAGGCTTTACTTATTTAGTAAGTGTTACAGGTGTCACTGGTGAGAGAAACAAAATGGAAAATAGAGTAGAAAAGCTCATTGCCAAATTAAAAGATGTAAATGACAATCCAATTGCTGTTGGTTTTGGGATATCCACCCCTGAACATGTTAATAAGGTTCGTAATTGGGGAGCAGATGGAGTAATTATTGGGAGTGCATTTGTAAAACGAATTTCTAGTTCAAGTGAAAAAGATGTCGTCTATCATGTTGGTGAATTTTGCAAAGAAATGCGTTTGGCAGCCGATCAAAAAAAATAAAATACAAAAAAAATCTATTAATTAAAAAAAATTATTTATATACAATTTATTTTAATAATGTATCCAATTTGTTTTTATTGTCTTTAAGATTCTTCCGTAGGTAATAATCTGATTTGTTTTCTTCCTAGCTTAATTTCAAATTCATCGCCTGCTTTTAAATCAAGAAGTGCTGTATAAGCTTTCCCAATTAGAAGATTTCCGTTGCCTTGAACTGTAGCTATATAACTAAGTTTTCTTCCTCCCTTACCAATACCTGCGACTCCAGAATCACCAAGATTAACTCCTTTTGCTTCTAAAAGTGCTTCATAAAATGCGGTAAAGTTTAAGCGTTCACCTCCGTTTTTCTTAGTGGAAACATATCCACATCCGCGAACTAGGTCAGATTTGCTAACATCACCAAGTTCTTTGACTTTTGCAAGGAGATCGCTTCCAGTTAGCATAATTAATTAAAAGAAAGTTGTATTAAATAACATAGCAATTTGTGTGTAATATATGCAATTATTTATTATGTATTTACTCTATATATTTATCTTTAAAATGGAAAAGTTTGTAGTTTTTGGAGAGTACTGTGAAGATGCAATTATTAAAAGGGGACCTTTTCGTGAACAACATCTTAATAGACTTAAAAACTTAAAAGATCAAGATATTCTTGTTACATTAGGGCCAACAAAATGTACCAAATATTTATTTGGAATTTTTAATGCTAATAATGAGAATGAGTTGAAAGATCTTATTGAGGAGGATATATATTGGGAAAAAGGTATATGGATTAATTATGATATTTATCCATGGATTCAAGCTTTTTAAATATAATTTACGAAAATATTTTTAGTAATTATTAACTAATAATTGAAAAAAAATAAATTTAAATGAAATTAAATAATATTTCTACTTTATTAATTTAATTATTTATCATATTTAGGAATTAAAGAAATATTTATTTTAAGGTTAGTTTTTAAGGAGTTATATTATTTTTAACTAAAATATCATATTTAAATAATATTTATTCACAAGTATCTTGTGTTATCTGGTTTACTAAAGAGTCGATATCTAATTGATTATATGGTGGTATTTGTTTTGTTTCTCGATTATCATCCTTGATATTGTTTAACCATTTTTGCTCAATCTTTATAAGATTTTTTGCAATATTGAACATCCCGCCTTTTTTATATAACTCTTTAATTTTGAGAATAATCTCAGTGGTTCTGCTTGATTTGATATTTAATTCATTTGCTAAATCTTTTTGGGTAAATCCGTGAGATTTTAACCAGTCTTTAATGAAGGCGATAAGTTCTTTTTCTTCCTGTATAGATAATTTACTCATTCAATAAAAAGGAAATAACTTATTAAGCTTATTCTCTGCTCTTGCTCTTATTGAAGGAGTCATGTATTTGCTCCATATACCGAGTACTGCTGTGAGGGCTACAAAATCATCACTAAAACCAACTAAAGGCATAAAGTCAGGGAAAAGATCAAATGGCATAATTAAATAGGCTAGCGCAGCCATTAATGAAACTCTTACTTGTGCTGGAGTATAAGGATCTAAAGCCATCTCCAAAACTTCTAAGGCAGGCTTGGCAATTGTTCTTCCTGCTTTAATAAGAATCTTGATAATGATATTTTCGTCAAATGTTGAACTTTCTAAAACTTCAGCATCATAGATTTTTTCTTGGGTTTTGTAATTGTCTTTCATCCTTATAAATGAAATTTAAATATTTTTAATGGAATTTTTAGCTAATACTATCAACTAATCCATTCTGTATTCCTGCTTTTCTAAGTTTTCTTAAAGCACGTTGAACAACTTGTCGGCAATATTCCCTGCTACAACTCATATGTCTTGCAACTTCAGCTAAAGTTCTCCATTCATTTGAGCCGTCTAAACCAAATCTTAGGCTTACTATTTTTCTTTCTTTTTCAGTTAAATTTGCTTTATCTAATAATTTCCAAGCAGAGGCGGTCCTTTCGGCTAATTCCGCTAACTCCATTGGAGCAACCTGATCACTCGGAAGGATGTCAACTAACTCGGAAGGATCTGATTTTGATTTGACAGTACCTTGGAGACTAACAGTGATGCTTCTCAATTCACAAGAAAGGAGTTCGTCAATTTCCTCTTTGGTTATTTTCATTTCTTTAGCTAGCTCATCACTACTGGGGGGAATACCCTTAAGTTGCATAAGCTTTGATTTCGCTGATCTTAGTTTTGTAAGTTTTTCATTAATGTTAACAGGGATCCTAATTGTTCTACTTTGAGTTGACAAAGCTCTATTTAGACCTTGCCTAATCCACCAATAAGCATAGGTAGAAAATCTATGTCCTCTAGAAGGATCATATTTTTCTACGGCTCTTGTGAGACCTAAGGTTCCCTCCTGAATTAAGTCCAGTAATTCTAATCCCTTCCCTTGATATCTTTTAGCAAGGTTGACAACTAGTCTTAGGTTGGCTGTTATCATCTCGTTTTTTGCTTTTTCACCAATTTTGATTTTTTTTCTTTCAGCTTCGGAATATTCACAAGCAGGCCCTTTGCCACCAGCCTCTTGACATCTATTGACAAGCACAACCATTTCTTGAACTTTTCTGCCCATTGTGAGTTCTCTTTCGGGAGTTAAAAGTTGATGACGACCTATTTCACCAAGAAAATCGCTTAATGAACTCACGATTTACCTCATTGTTGATATATTCAACTTATAGTCAATTCAGTAATAAGCCATACATGTAATAATTAATTAATAATTAATTAATAATTATTTATTAATTAATTATCATTTTTTTTTTCAAATTTTAGGTTAGGAAAACTATAAATTCTAAATTTTAATTATTTAACTTTTTCTTCTTGATTCTAAAACAGAAAGTACATCTCTCCACTCAACGCCTTTGTGCATAAGGGCTACTTGGAGATGATAAATTAAATCAGCAGCTTCATTTGAGATTGAATCTTTATCATTTTCTTTACAAGCCATTATAAATTCAGCGGATTCCTCTCCTATTTTTTTTAAAATAGTATTACTGCCTTTTGTTAATAAATGATTTGTGTAACTTTTTTCTGATGGATTTATCGATCTTTCGTTAATTGTATTGAATAATTCAGAGCAAATATTTGAGAAGGGAGTTGTTTTTTTCTCTTTTTTATCATTTTGATTAATTTGGATTTCGTTGAAAAAACAACTTTTTTCTCCAGTATGACATGCTCCTGAGCCATTTTGTTTAATCAAAATGATTAGTGCATCACTATCGCAGTCGAATCTTATTTCCTTAAG
This window contains:
- the pyrC gene encoding dihydroorotase, whose translation is MKTLTIIKPDDWHLHLREGLVLKNIIHFTSEFFGRAVVMPNTKTPITSIERARYYKKSIVEALPESSKFEPLMTIYLTDDTDKEELINGFKNNIFFAAKLYPANATTNSSYGVKKIENLYKIFESMQDNGMPLLIHGEVTDSEVDVFDREEVFIDKELSQITKRFPKLKIVLEHITTSYAVDFVQENNIGATITPHHLHINRNAMFFGGLNSDFYCLPVAKRENNRLSLRRAATSGKKCFFLGTDSAPHLRKWKAFCGCAGIFNSPVAIESYLTVFEEEDALDNFEKFASLNGPNFYNISPNLEKLKLVSRPNKVKEFIDVVEDENIVGQIKPFHAGEILRWQVEGIVN
- a CDS encoding NAD(P)H-quinone oxidoreductase subunit L; the encoded protein is MESFFNNSFATLIAYIGIISTYLLVIPLLLFYWMNNRWNIMGKFERLGIYGLVFLFFPGLILFSPFLNLRLKGSGKG
- a CDS encoding YciI family protein; this encodes MEKFVVFGEYCEDAIIKRGPFREQHLNRLKNLKDQDILVTLGPTKCTKYLFGIFNANNENELKDLIEEDIYWEKGIWINYDIYPWIQAF
- a CDS encoding YkvA family protein, with product MKDNYKTQEKIYDAEVLESSTFDENIIIKILIKAGRTIAKPALEVLEMALDPYTPAQVRVSLMAALAYLIMPFDLFPDFMPLVGFSDDFVALTAVLGIWSKYMTPSIRARAENKLNKLFPFY
- a CDS encoding sigma-70 family RNA polymerase sigma factor; amino-acid sequence: MSSLSDFLGEIGRHQLLTPERELTMGRKVQEMVVLVNRCQEAGGKGPACEYSEAERKKIKIGEKAKNEMITANLRLVVNLAKRYQGKGLELLDLIQEGTLGLTRAVEKYDPSRGHRFSTYAYWWIRQGLNRALSTQSRTIRIPVNINEKLTKLRSAKSKLMQLKGIPPSSDELAKEMKITKEEIDELLSCELRSITVSLQGTVKSKSDPSELVDILPSDQVAPMELAELAERTASAWKLLDKANLTEKERKIVSLRFGLDGSNEWRTLAEVARHMSCSREYCRQVVQRALRKLRKAGIQNGLVDSIS
- a CDS encoding AbrB family transcriptional regulator, which translates into the protein MLTGSDLLAKVKELGDVSKSDLVRGCGYVSTKKNGGERLNFTAFYEALLEAKGVNLGDSGVAGIGKGGRKLSYIATVQGNGNLLIGKAYTALLDLKAGDEFEIKLGRKQIRLLPTEES
- the hisIE gene encoding bifunctional phosphoribosyl-AMP cyclohydrolase/phosphoribosyl-ATP diphosphatase HisIE produces the protein MTYSTNFSIEDLRFDNYGLIPAIAQDWLDGSILMLAWMNKESLAMTLETKNVHYWSRSRSEIWRKGATSGSTQILKEIRFDCDSDALIILIKQNGSGACHTGEKSCFFNEIQINQNDKKEKKTTPFSNICSELFNTINERSINPSEKSYTNHLLTKGSNTILKKIGEESAEFIMACKENDKDSISNEAADLIYHLQVALMHKGVEWRDVLSVLESRRKS
- a CDS encoding DUF3007 family protein; protein product: MTKGKVIQIGLFISFIGLISYEFAPQIGIDNFTATTLSSCILILIVITWVTSYVYRVVNGKMTFMEQRKRYRKKYEKVVNDKLETKFNALSKEEQQKLMEDLEKNP
- the trpA gene encoding tryptophan synthase subunit alpha — translated: MKDNRMKIIKNESLSKVDEKFCDLKNNNKLALMPFIMAGDPNIEITSEILLKLQENGADLIELGIPYSDPLADGPVIQVAASRALKAGTNPKKVIKLLESLKGKLNIPIILFSYLNPLLCFGFEKFCEMASNAGVSGLIVPDLPLEEAYKFSKTVSDHSMDLILLVAPTTPFERMKQISNHTKGFTYLVSVTGVTGERNKMENRVEKLIAKLKDVNDNPIAVGFGISTPEHVNKVRNWGADGVIIGSAFVKRISSSSEKDVVYHVGEFCKEMRLAADQKK